The Methanocella arvoryzae MRE50 genome includes a region encoding these proteins:
- a CDS encoding ferredoxin-thioredoxin reductase catalytic domain-containing protein, translating into MRDAERGGYRLNPDQNFTRALVKGLLINKGRYGYIACPCRLATGQREEDLDIICPCDYRDPDLAQFSACYCGLYVSDEVFQGLKKLAPVPERRQPREVSVTPAMAATASPGAGVSLKYPVWRCKVCGYLCAREEPPGVCPVCKVSKDRFERFM; encoded by the coding sequence TTGCGGGACGCTGAGAGGGGCGGCTATCGCCTGAACCCTGACCAGAATTTCACCAGGGCACTGGTGAAGGGGCTGCTGATCAATAAAGGCCGGTATGGCTATATCGCCTGCCCGTGCAGGCTGGCGACGGGACAGCGAGAGGAAGACCTCGACATCATCTGTCCATGCGATTACCGCGACCCTGACTTAGCCCAGTTCAGCGCCTGCTACTGCGGGCTCTACGTTTCCGATGAGGTTTTCCAGGGCTTAAAGAAGCTGGCTCCGGTGCCCGAGCGCAGGCAGCCCCGGGAAGTCTCGGTGACCCCTGCCATGGCTGCAACAGCCTCTCCCGGGGCTGGCGTCTCTCTGAAGTATCCGGTATGGCGGTGTAAGGTCTGCGGATACCTGTGTGCCAGGGAAGAGCCTCCGGGCGTTTGCCCGGTCTGCAAGGTCAGTAAGGATCGCTTTGAGCGGTTTATGTAG
- a CDS encoding IS1634 family transposase yields the protein MKSSVRVKRINGKEYLYEDTPYYDKEKKQIRHRSRYLGKNVDGKPVKKVKAPRNTYHYGEFLPLLDTVKKLGLEEILSEYLSDEKARMLLALSFNRVVRPLPFYQAASWYETTWLQNEWGLDLSGPRISELLSMIGESSIPDKFARRLIERDAPQGSLIYDITSISSYSRQIGLLEHGYNREHTDTRQVNMGLVIDKEKTIPLLYDVYPGSITDVSTLLNTVKKMRAMGVQDCTLILDRGFFSTGNIDELMKSTLKFVVPATYQLKTVKQLVSKMHRSINDPNNLHMYGKETLFVKSVELDVGEHCLKGYCYYSLRKEHGDEDSFYRKLHDLKARLERFELKKWMKPYHVFQETCAGYTQYFTWKLVEGRFQVKIKKNAVAQRVNKMGLYILFTNDTLSWDECLSTYKSRDLVEKGFDILKNDLEARPLNIQKESTLKGLLFVNFLSLILKMRLLRMMKDTGLHEKYTIDSLLFELEKIKKIELEDGTQVTTELTKKHKELLKPLGLCA from the coding sequence ATGAAGAGTAGTGTGAGGGTTAAACGGATCAACGGTAAGGAGTACCTGTACGAGGACACGCCATACTATGATAAGGAGAAAAAACAGATCCGGCATCGCTCACGCTATCTTGGTAAAAACGTTGATGGTAAACCGGTTAAGAAGGTTAAGGCTCCGAGGAACACGTATCATTACGGTGAGTTTTTACCGTTGCTCGATACGGTGAAGAAACTGGGATTGGAAGAGATCCTCTCCGAGTACCTCAGTGATGAGAAGGCCAGAATGCTTTTAGCGTTGAGCTTTAACCGGGTGGTCCGTCCCTTGCCGTTCTACCAGGCAGCGTCATGGTATGAGACTACATGGCTCCAGAATGAATGGGGACTGGACCTCTCGGGGCCACGGATCAGCGAACTCTTGTCTATGATCGGGGAGAGCAGCATACCAGATAAATTCGCCCGGAGATTGATTGAGAGGGATGCACCCCAGGGCTCTTTAATCTATGATATTACCAGCATATCCAGCTACTCCCGGCAGATCGGGTTGTTAGAGCATGGGTATAACCGGGAGCATACCGACACCAGACAAGTGAACATGGGCCTGGTTATAGATAAAGAGAAGACGATACCTCTGCTGTATGACGTCTACCCGGGAAGTATTACAGATGTGTCCACTCTTCTTAACACTGTTAAGAAGATGAGGGCGATGGGTGTTCAGGATTGTACTCTCATTCTTGACCGGGGGTTCTTCAGCACTGGCAATATCGACGAGCTCATGAAAAGCACTTTGAAATTCGTGGTTCCGGCCACATATCAACTGAAAACTGTCAAACAACTGGTATCCAAGATGCATCGTAGTATCAATGATCCTAACAATCTTCACATGTACGGTAAAGAAACCCTGTTCGTTAAAAGCGTAGAGTTGGATGTGGGAGAACACTGTTTGAAAGGCTATTGTTACTATAGTCTACGGAAAGAGCATGGCGACGAGGACTCGTTCTACAGGAAGCTGCATGACCTGAAAGCACGCCTGGAACGCTTCGAACTGAAAAAATGGATGAAACCCTACCACGTATTCCAGGAGACCTGCGCAGGGTACACGCAATACTTCACATGGAAACTGGTTGAGGGACGGTTCCAGGTAAAAATTAAGAAGAATGCTGTGGCTCAACGGGTAAACAAGATGGGATTGTACATCCTTTTCACTAATGATACCCTGTCATGGGATGAATGTCTCAGCACATATAAAAGCCGTGACCTGGTCGAAAAAGGATTCGACATCCTTAAGAACGACCTGGAAGCCAGACCCCTGAACATACAGAAAGAGAGCACGCTTAAAGGACTCCTGTTCGTAAATTTCCTGAGCCTCATCCTAAAAATGAGACTGCTCCGTATGATGAAAGACACCGGCCTCCACGAAAAATACACTATCGACTCATTGCTGTTCGAACTGGAAAAGATCAAGAAAATAGAACTTGAAGACGGCACCCAGGTGACCACTGAATTGACGAAAAAGCACAAAGAACTCCTGAAACCACTAGGATTATGCGCCTAA
- a CDS encoding MFS transporter encodes MVSERVQLAILIAGMFFLSLGFSVIMPVLPYYSQSMGASAFDLGLLMASYSVMQLIFTPFLGELSDRVGRKPVFLIGLFGYGVSFLIYGFATQLWMLFAARMIGGILSGGIYPASLAYIADITSHKERGRIMGMLGASSGLGMIFGPALSGGLSIWGLTVPFFTIAAASFGFVVLGYLLLEESRSVDVHRIRPGKVSILAPLRSRLWILFLLALLVTLLMSGFQSVFAYYLMGRFGVMDTPSAMPVLGTTMMVTGPTIMAIMFTVMGITGVICQGILLGMTIEMIGERHTVITGMFIAAASFFLILAATELVSLMMFSCTLALGTGLVTPCLNSLVSKRTDEEHQGAAMGVIGSYNSVGRIAGPPLGGLSFDVHMGLPFTILGLLAGMGGMVAMAIALRLRKQERR; translated from the coding sequence ATGGTTTCCGAGAGAGTACAGCTGGCGATCCTGATAGCGGGGATGTTTTTTCTGAGCCTCGGGTTCAGCGTCATCATGCCCGTATTGCCCTACTATTCTCAGAGCATGGGAGCCTCGGCTTTCGACCTCGGCCTGCTTATGGCGTCATATTCTGTCATGCAGCTGATCTTCACTCCTTTTCTGGGCGAGCTTTCGGACCGGGTCGGCCGAAAGCCGGTGTTTCTGATCGGCCTCTTCGGCTATGGCGTCTCCTTCCTGATCTACGGCTTTGCCACACAGCTCTGGATGCTGTTTGCCGCCCGCATGATCGGCGGCATCCTGTCCGGAGGCATATACCCTGCGTCGCTGGCTTATATTGCGGACATAACAAGCCATAAAGAGCGGGGAAGGATCATGGGAATGCTCGGAGCATCGTCCGGCCTCGGCATGATTTTCGGCCCTGCCCTGTCCGGAGGCCTCTCCATCTGGGGCCTGACGGTGCCGTTTTTCACCATTGCGGCAGCGTCGTTCGGCTTCGTGGTCCTCGGGTACCTGCTGCTGGAAGAGTCGAGGTCTGTGGACGTACACCGGATCCGCCCGGGTAAAGTTTCGATCCTTGCTCCCCTGCGCTCGAGGCTCTGGATTTTGTTCCTGCTTGCGCTGCTCGTCACTCTGCTAATGTCAGGATTTCAGAGCGTCTTTGCCTATTACCTGATGGGCCGTTTCGGAGTGATGGATACACCTTCAGCCATGCCGGTGCTGGGAACCACGATGATGGTAACTGGGCCCACTATCATGGCTATCATGTTCACAGTCATGGGCATCACTGGCGTCATATGCCAGGGCATATTACTGGGCATGACTATTGAGATGATCGGTGAGAGACATACGGTGATCACCGGCATGTTCATAGCCGCTGCCTCGTTCTTCCTGATCCTGGCCGCTACGGAGCTTGTTTCACTGATGATGTTCTCGTGCACTCTGGCGCTGGGAACGGGGCTGGTCACCCCGTGCCTGAACTCCCTGGTCTCGAAACGCACCGACGAGGAACACCAGGGGGCGGCTATGGGAGTGATAGGCTCTTACAACAGCGTCGGCAGAATCGCAGGGCCGCCTCTGGGAGGGCTTTCCTTCGACGTCCACATGGGCCTGCCGTTCACGATCCTGGGCTTGCTGGCCGGCATGGGCGGGATGGTAGCCATGGCAATAGCCTTACGCCTGCGTAAGCAAGAGCGGAGGTGA
- a CDS encoding tetratricopeptide repeat protein: MPATDYFSRTLSAIQSLVRPQAAHPTRNNAGELRYSLAALHYEQGRVDDAIKDLEAALHLDRSHADAHYLLARIYEDRGDMAGAIREYRSAIRSDPVRLMYRLSLGMALEKTGDTKAAIKEYHIAIQTAPYDAEAHFRLAAALDSVGALDEAILEYKETLKLDPSMKDASICYQSALKRQRTVQKSSK, translated from the coding sequence ATGCCAGCGACAGACTATTTCTCCCGGACATTATCGGCTATCCAGAGCCTGGTCAGACCACAGGCCGCACATCCCACACGTAATAATGCCGGCGAACTGCGCTATTCCCTCGCTGCGCTGCATTATGAGCAGGGACGGGTGGATGATGCGATCAAAGACCTGGAGGCGGCTCTTCACCTGGACAGGAGCCATGCGGATGCCCATTACCTGCTGGCCAGGATCTACGAGGACAGGGGTGACATGGCTGGCGCAATCCGGGAGTATCGCAGCGCTATCAGGTCAGATCCGGTCCGGCTCATGTATCGCCTTTCTCTGGGCATGGCGCTGGAAAAGACGGGAGATACGAAAGCGGCGATTAAGGAGTATCATATAGCGATACAGACAGCGCCGTATGACGCGGAGGCCCATTTCAGGCTCGCTGCTGCGCTGGACAGCGTCGGAGCACTGGATGAGGCGATTCTGGAGTACAAAGAGACGCTCAAGTTAGACCCCTCGATGAAAGACGCTTCCATATGTTACCAGTCCGCCTTAAAACGGCAGAGAACTGTGCAGAAGAGCAGCAAGTAG
- a CDS encoding M48 family metallopeptidase, with protein MAAAGADTERRQIDFRAEGEVGEYFKKLVFPAIIVLLLILLLGYAGWTYGFRFLIPRLMASSFFIAGMLIGAVLQLILLIIFTRWRFYNHVLSRSIRANEKTLQEIDRIAREAADRLAMRPPGVYVVQDPQINAYALGFRRKVIVLNTGLIDVTSDDELKFIIGHELAHVKYGWSVPVKIFGLTIKLPLLLSSQHREYTCDRGGLIACRNLNAAILVLARLALGKRLADKVDIESMYKDKDEVERDRMSKISEFIATHPPIKNRVYQLRQFHESELYHKLIR; from the coding sequence ATGGCAGCAGCAGGCGCCGATACTGAGAGGAGGCAGATCGATTTCAGGGCAGAGGGAGAGGTCGGAGAATACTTTAAAAAGCTCGTCTTTCCGGCCATCATCGTGCTACTGCTGATACTGCTGCTGGGATACGCCGGATGGACATACGGGTTCCGGTTTCTCATACCCAGGCTGATGGCCTCGTCCTTTTTTATCGCAGGCATGCTCATCGGTGCAGTGCTACAGCTGATCCTGCTGATCATCTTTACCCGGTGGCGGTTCTACAATCACGTACTTTCCCGCAGCATCAGGGCAAACGAGAAAACCCTGCAGGAAATCGACCGGATAGCCAGAGAAGCTGCAGACAGGCTCGCCATGCGCCCCCCGGGCGTCTACGTGGTGCAGGATCCGCAAATCAACGCTTATGCGCTGGGGTTCCGCCGCAAGGTGATAGTCCTGAACACCGGGCTTATCGACGTGACCAGTGATGACGAGCTGAAGTTCATCATCGGCCACGAGCTCGCCCACGTGAAATATGGCTGGTCAGTGCCCGTAAAGATCTTCGGGCTCACGATAAAGCTGCCACTGCTGCTCAGCTCTCAGCACAGGGAGTACACCTGTGACAGAGGCGGCCTCATCGCCTGCCGCAACCTGAACGCCGCCATCCTTGTCCTCGCCAGGCTGGCACTGGGAAAGCGCCTCGCCGATAAAGTCGACATCGAAAGCATGTATAAGGACAAGGATGAGGTCGAAAGAGACCGGATGTCGAAGATTTCGGAGTTCATCGCCACCCACCCGCCGATAAAAAACCGGGTTTACCAGCTCAGGCAGTTCCATGAGTCAGAGCTATACCACAAGCTCATACGGTAA
- a CDS encoding glutaredoxin family protein, producing MSMEHVPGRKNGEVVLYALSTCVWCGKTRELLTELGVEYSYVYVDLLSGAEFDRTVAEMARWNKSRSFPTLVINNSKVIVGFREDEIREVLA from the coding sequence ATGTCTATGGAACATGTCCCAGGCCGGAAAAACGGCGAAGTCGTGCTGTACGCGCTGAGTACATGTGTATGGTGCGGTAAAACCCGGGAACTGCTGACCGAACTTGGCGTAGAATATTCTTACGTCTACGTCGACCTTCTTAGCGGTGCAGAATTCGACCGGACCGTGGCTGAGATGGCCAGGTGGAACAAATCCCGGTCTTTCCCTACGCTGGTGATCAATAACAGCAAAGTCATCGTCGGCTTCCGGGAAGACGAAATTCGGGAGGTGCTGGCCTGA